Part of the Mercenaria mercenaria strain notata chromosome 8, MADL_Memer_1, whole genome shotgun sequence genome is shown below.
aatgcattttctacatcttcctacgAGCAGCAAACTGTCGATTTATATTGCTGGGGTATAAATACGGCGTTTatcttctttacagcaaaacatttCAAGTAGCTTGATCAAACCATCTGTTCACAGGGGAATTAGGCTATAAGTGCATTCCGCATCGTCTGCACACCTCTTGATCATACAAAAACAGGTTCCCATTATGTCGGGCACATATGGTTGTGCGTGTTCTACTTACATTTTCTCCTAATTTCCTAGTCAATATAAATACGCTGACCCAAGAGATCTTTGAATCTGAAACTTCCAATAGGTTTTTTGGTTTCAAGTACCCAAGCCCCGACCAATAGCTCTCAAGGCATTTGCAACTCGATAAAtctgtcgaggaagacgtaatttgtcaaacgtgaTGAAATGCTCTGCACTCCTTATGCAAGTTAATCACAGTATTGTCGGACAATCTCGTGCTTTGTGTTCTGACAAGAGAACTGACTATGTACCTTAATTCAGATTTTCAGCTCACTGATCAGAGTAGATATAGTTCACAAGAATATTTACAAGTGTTGTCTCTTGACAACAACtgttatattttcagccttactcttcttgtTACACAGTTACAATTTATTACCAACATTGTGGACGGCgagtgcataataaggaacattgttccATTTGACCTACTAtcccgtcgctataatctattccttgcatttcgaagtccccaaactgaaaggggtagttgtcggaCTTGTGTCAAAGaaaactgcaattttatatagcaactaagttaattgacatcacattctccatattacttactACATcaataaacaaggtttcataaataatctttaaatttgcaattttgaagttatttgaAGAACCGCCATTGCAAATGATGGACGACAACAGACTGACAAAATGATGTAGcaagaggagaaaataagataacaagcatggTTCTCAATTGGGTCCCTCTGTCTATATAAAATTtcctcaagaaacaatctctacTTTTTTGAAGAAATCAGGATGACACTTTTGTCATATTCGTCACTACTTGTTgagccatagcaacaacattcgTTTCCatagaaacaaaattaaatgacttgGCATTCTCGCATGCCAACTGTTCCACGCACCACATATCATGAAACAATTCTGctgtattttcaaagttatgtgcagtatcccactctgcatgcAGAACTAATGGACATGCATACACAACCGATAAGCCCCATCtgctaaatactggtaagggaataacacAATTTTCAAATATGCTGCCTGTTGAGGAATCaagtaaattaatataatttacaaacattaaaacaaaatattcttaaaaatatgaaaactacacaagATAAAAtttaactaagttttaaaggttaattttttCCTTACCATGAAACAGAAAAAACTAACaacatttgaaatgttatttttgcatttgatgcaaattttaggattatattttatatatacatttatatttagtgcatatTTGCGGGGtgatgtaaatattaaaatggaCCTTTCATTAGAGTCTTCTAAGGTAAATATATGAGTTtgcggccattttgaaaatggccgCCCATATCGCTATCTTGACAGAGTATCAAATGGGtccccatgaaaaaaatgtttttaatgctttttaaTAAATAGCCTGGTGCCAATATTGGTGGCTTTCccatttctgaagtattttggcattttctgttacgaatagATCGCACTAAAACGCCAGCAAAGGACTTAGGGTACCTGCATTGTTACTGAATGTACATGTTGGTTGTTTCCACAGCGTGCTAGTTAAAAAACAAATCATGTTTTGTTCGGTTTTAGGATAAAAGCATGGTTTAAAAGACTTTCTTTTTTAATTGGTGGACcctatgggcaccaagactgggcGAACACCTGTGGATAAAACGTATACGTTGTGTTTGTCCACCTTCTATTCCACTGCTTATCTACTTAAAGACACTATTTTCGCTGATCCTTCTTTTTGTGAGCACAATCTTAACGAatagtttagttttgttttagctcgattgcgatgtaagctttaagcttattgtaggcctaaccactctcgagtccgcttccttgaaaaaccagtactggtgtcatatgagaagtcatggtcgtgaccccagtgggactcgaacccacgacccctggattgagcggccgacaccttatccattAGACCACCGCTCTTAacgaatattttaaaagaaattagtTCTTAAAATTAGACAATTGAAATATAGCGTTTGTATTTTAACATTACCTTACTGACTTTGATTATTTGTGATCTCATATATATTGTGCTCCAGGAACGTTTTGCAAAGAACATATAAGTTTGGAACCTAGGAAAGCACCCCCCAAAGATTTCTTCAGCCCTCAATATAGATACAAACAGTAAAGCCAATATCCGGTCGTATTTACTGATTAACACAGGGCTCATTATATAATACATTAAAGGGCAATGATGAATAAAAGATATAATGATCGGAAGGAAAACAAATGACAGATCAACATTTGGATACCACCACAGTAAAGTCAATTGCCAGGCAACTGGAGCGATAAACCCTGAAGCTctcataaaaaaaacataaactgaTTCAGTACAGCCACTGTACCACGACATCGTATGCTTATTTTGTCAGCTAGAATTGACAATATCATTGTAAGTTTATCAATTAATACAACTGTACTATTTCATTACAGCTGTATAATACTAAATATAAGTATGCTCGTGAAGGGATGGACTACACCTAAAACGAGGCGGTTAAGGCCAGTAAGTGAATCGAACCACCCGACCACGGAGGCTCTTCAGGACTAGTATAATTTCCAGTACGttattaaatatatcataaaattaagcaaatacttcataaataattaaaataaaacgtCGTTCCTAAGCAAATCTTGATTCtattcaaatatatcaaagcgataaatatatatatcatggtattttttgacaaagtgaaatattatttttgcaaacaaTGTAGTATGATTGGTGCCCTGttgtgaaatgaaatatttctctCATTTGTGAAACTTTATACAACAGTACAGTGAGAATATACAATTATACGTCTAATTTATGCGGAAACGTCTTCGAGACTATGAATAGCCCGAAGTAATCCAAAAGCTTGAGTCCACGTGACATTGTTCTTGTCTTCTTTCCCAGAATGTTTGGAAATCGCCGGAAGTGATCTAGATGAACGCGATGATGACGGCTTATAAGATGGCGAAGGTGACAACAAATTATAtgacgaaatcatttcgttttctAGTCTTTGACTAGATGACAACCTATCAACTTGTTCAAGTTTGATTTTCCGTACTTTATCGACCAACTCGGGCATGCTCAAATCCCTCGATTTTAACTTTCTTGGCTGATCCGGTACATCTAAATAATAGTCGTAGTCTTCACCCTCATCCACTGATCTAGAATGTCTGAGCGACAACCGCCGCATTCTTTTAAACTTCTGTTCGTTTGCTGAAACACTGTCTCTGTGATCTGACATCGTATCATGTTCACTATCTGTAATTGCTGGAGATTTACTGTTGTCTGCTACGAGTCTGTCAAGCTCGTGTTCATTTGTCTCTTCTTCAGGATTATATCCATATTTCATTGGGTATAGAACAGCCGCTTGAAGTTTTAGTGAGTCATTTGTAGCACCGCGATGAACTATATTGTCTCTAGGATCAGGGACCGTCTCTTCAACATCAGGAATACCATGTTTCCTGGCTAACCGATGAACTACATCAAACAGATTCTTTGTCCCTGTATATTTCAACTTTATAATATCAGAAAAAGAAACGTCGTTTTTCCTTTTTATTCGGCCACCATATGAAGATACCGACATGTCCTCATCCCATACCCTTAAATCAAATCTGTCTGGTTCAGACTCGTCTTTCGCACCACCAACCTTTTCAGTGGACTCATCACATTCTTTTTCAGCATCTTCGTTTATCATTGGAAGCATTGGTTCAAAAGCATGGCTAGCTTTTCTAATTCGAGTACTACTGGGATTTAGTTTATCTTCATCTTTTGAGTCACTGTTACCGAGCTCTGCATTATTCATTCCAGTTTGAAGAAACATGGAGCCACTTTTGAAGTCAATGGTTGGTGGGTTTACATGTTCATACGCCTCTTCGTCACCATGAACACTCTGGTCCGTTTCATGCGCATGTAATATATGATCTTCCGTTGGAATATCTTCTGGTTCCGGTGTTCTGGCCGTGGCTTCGTATTTTAATCTGAGATGAAGTTCTTCCAATAGAGCTCGCTCCTTGTCACGGCGTTGTTGTTCCTTTATCAATTTTGCATGTTCAATTCTAGTTTGTTTGAGTTTTCTTACATATCGTCCAAGTTTCattctcatttttatttgttCTCTGCGTATGTTATTCACAGTACATGTGACGTCCTTCCGGTACATATTGAGCGTTCTTTTATACTCTAGTTCGCTCCCAGCCACTCGAGTAATCACAACCCGACCAACTTCGCTCTGCAGTCCCGCAACTTTAGCATAGGAAGATTGTGACATAACCAGCTCCTGCAATGGAATATTTagtatatttgattttatttcctCCGTTGAATATACCAGTGAAAAACACTTGCCAATAAAATTGtccatttgtatatttttatatgatCATGTCGCTTGTTTTATAACTAAGATGTCCTAAAAGCTTGTAAAAAATAAGAATTCGACATCAAGAGAAGTCAAAATtccaatgaaaatgaaaataaaagttcaaaTGACAATGAAACGAAAATGAATGTTTGATTAAAGATTCAAAACTGCTCAAAATCTTTTGAGCAATGAAAAAGATTTTGATTGGTTTGTTCTATTTTTTATTGAGTTTAACGTCAGACCCTACACAGTTATGTGGTGACTTTCCAGCCGTTGATGGTAGAAGAAGACCCTAGGCGCCGCACCgggcattattttatcactgagaggcgcctgggtagaaccaccaccCTTCCCTGTAAGGTTAGGACCTCCTTAcatgaagtcagcgaccttaagcaTCCACTCTCCAAAAATATTATGTGACTATTATGTGTGTTATTTAGTACTAATAAAAATGGTGTATGTTATCAATACTTTCGTTGTcaagtattttaaaagatattaagAAAATCAACTTTTCAaagataaattttgaaattggcGGGATGGGCTGTCAACAACAAAACTTATACCAAATGTGAGTTGTTTTAATAGTTTAACAGTTTTAGAACTTTTTTATGATAGAAAATCTAATTTAGGAACATTGTTGCTCATGAAACAACAGTAcagtatactagtatatattgATATGTAGAAATTAACTTACCCTTTTCATTTCAGTCCTGGCCCATCTAAACATATTGTCATCTCCCTGTAGTCGTGTGCGCAGCATCTTGGCTTTAGAAGGGTATTCAATATATGATGAAAAATTCCAGTCCAATTGAAATGTCTTATCATAGATAAAATGTCTAATTTATCCGTGCATTTTAGTCTTCAAAATGTCAAGCAATACTTttgcccatttttttttcttaaattccattcattaaaattacatttaacatcAAATAATGCAGTCCAGAATTTGGTTCTCTTCGTGGTTTCCAATTCAATCCAACtttaacttttaacaaaaattgtttttattctttACAAACTTAGATTTCCTAAATAAATAGTTTGTATACTTTGCAACTTATGCCTAATTTAGCTGCTAGCTATTAAAGTCACAAAGAAGAATATCTTATTGACTTAATTGTTAAGCATATCCTTTTCATCAGTTGGATGCAATCCTTCCGTCTATATTCCGGCTTTTCTGCAAGGCTGTAATGAAAATCACAGATTAAATATTAGTCCGATATTCAAATATAAGAGTTTAATTGACATATTATCAATGGTTTGTTCAGTATATGTGACGTTGTGACTTCAAATGTTTGCAAATGAGCTAAAACAACAAACGCAACTACtgtttcatttattaaatatGAAAACGATCGCTTGGCCATTATCCACGTctctaataaaatgaaagaattttgTACTTTTGTACAACCATTCACTTTATGAAGTAAACCAACGTTAAAAACTACCGTTATAAACACTGGTTCGTTTGTAAATCTTGtgttatgaattttttttattaaaacatgaaaatccacattttcttttacat
Proteins encoded:
- the LOC123565277 gene encoding uncharacterized protein LOC123565277 codes for the protein MLRTRLQGDDNMFRWARTEMKRELVMSQSSYAKVAGLQSEVGRVVITRVAGSELEYKRTLNMYRKDVTCTVNNIRREQIKMRMKLGRYVRKLKQTRIEHAKLIKEQQRRDKERALLEELHLRLKYEATARTPEPEDIPTEDHILHAHETDQSVHGDEEAYEHVNPPTIDFKSGSMFLQTGMNNAELGNSDSKDEDKLNPSSTRIRKASHAFEPMLPMINEDAEKECDESTEKVGGAKDESEPDRFDLRVWDEDMSVSSYGGRIKRKNDVSFSDIIKLKYTGTKNLFDVVHRLARKHGIPDVEETVPDPRDNIVHRGATNDSLKLQAAVLYPMKYGYNPEEETNEHELDRLVADNSKSPAITDSEHDTMSDHRDSVSANEQKFKRMRRLSLRHSRSVDEGEDYDYYLDVPDQPRKLKSRDLSMPELVDKVRKIKLEQVDRLSSSQRLENEMISSYNLLSPSPSYKPSSSRSSRSLPAISKHSGKEDKNNVTWTQAFGLLRAIHSLEDVSA